In the Drosophila teissieri strain GT53w chromosome 3R, Prin_Dtei_1.1, whole genome shotgun sequence genome, GAACCGCTGGACTCCGCCTCCTGCTGCGCCTTCTGTTTGGCACGTCGAGCCTTTTGGCGTGTGTGCTCGATCTGGAAGTCCTCTACGCGCAGATTCAGCCGCATCATATTGTTAATGATGAACTCCTCCTCCACGATGTGCTCCTCGGGAGACCGCAGCACCGCCAACGTCTCGCAGAGACCAGTGCACGTCTTTCGCACCTTATGTCGGCTTAGCGAAGCCCCAATAATGACCAGGGCCACCTTGAAGATCACCCGGATGCCTTCCGCCAGGAAGCAATCCCACACTCGCAGCAGTGTCTCCCAGGGCAGAGTCCGCGTCATCGCGCACAGGAACCAGTCGGTCATGTAGAGCAGCGGCTCCACTTTGTGCTTCTGTAGGTGACGGTACACGGGCGGGCATGTCTTCTTCAGCAGACCCTCCAGGATGCCAGCATCGTTCTGGATCACCTCCAAGCCAGGTATGAAATAGTCCTGCAGGTATCTGTAAAAATAAACtagttaaatataattgcGAGACAACGACTTTATGACTGGTCTTACACATCGCACACGCTGACAAACACCCAGAAGGCATCCTCCGCGGGCAGGTGCATCAATAGGAACGCTGCTATCGGTGCCTGCGCCTGGCAGAAGCCCACCTTGGGATTGTATATCGAGTAGGCCTTTAGCACATTAAAGAGTTCGATTTGTCCGACCTTCTGCTCGTCGAGAAACATTTCATGGAACGGGAACTGGCGATGCTTGTCCTTCTTGATCTCTTCGATGGTCGTCGGGTTACCGGGCTTTTCCAGAAGCTCGTTGTATACGTTGGGGTTCTTCTTCTTTAGCAGATACGCCCCCGATAAATAGAACCAGGCCTTGGGTCGCACCGACTTGGGTATGCCCTTGCGACAGCGATCTCGGATCTGCGTGATAAACATAGACATTAGATTTTGTAAAGATTGTTGCTCAtactataaaatataatataatacaagCTTCTTTGTTCCCATTTCATAGGCTTTAAGAAGAGCCCAAATAggaaactatatatatttacatttacagatTTGGTTGCCATGAAAGTGAGATCACTACTCTTTAAATAAACCACATTCGATGTTAcctttttgtagtttttggACATGTAAATGGACCAGTTGTCGATCATGTAGAGCCACTTCTTCTCCCGCGCGATGATCTGCGCCTTGGACAGCGGCTCCTTGGGCTTGTCTGTGCGCTGGAAGCCGCCATAGAAGCCATTTCGGTCCGGGCAGCTGGAAACGGTCGAGCAGAGGGAGATGGTGTCCAGGGATCGCGGTGCCGTGGCCATCGCCAACGCCAGCTCTCCGGCTGCAACGGCGGTGAACTGAAAGCACTGAAAACACAAATCGTTACACGATCAGCATCTACGCCCACTAACAGCACCCACTAATTGTGTATGCAAATTCCCCGATTCAGCGCCATAGATAAATAGCCCGGCGAGAGCCTCTCTGTGCTTGAATAACAACAAGTGCGCAATTAAGTGGACTACTGCTCTCCTTCGCGCTGGGGGGAAATCGTAATTCTGATGCCCCACAATATTTTCGGCAATCTTCAAGCGTTATCGCTATCAGTACCAGGTTGGTTAAGGTAAATTTGGGCTATTTTCGGGTGATAACTACTAATGGATCATGAAATATGATGTGCTCAGGGTCACACCTCATCTTCGTGGAGCAGTTCCAGTTGACTGACACTACAGCCCAGTGGCGAAAGATACAGAAAAGGCATTGTCCACCAACTGGGCGGAAATCTGAATCGTTCACTCTGTAATATTACCGCCAAGAGCGCCGTAAACAGCTGTTGATTGGTCCCTAATCGGACATAATCGCTGGAACGCGGTAATTACTCATCCGCAGCAGATGCCTCCAAACGGAATGGGACAGTGAAAGTGGCAGTACTTCTATACTAACGCGATTCTTCCATGTCTAATGACAGTGGGGCACGGGCTGTCGCCGGtggcacttccacttccacatgCAGCGCCGGATGCTCGAGTTTTGCTTAATGAACAACTCTCTTCACCTCAGCGGCAGccactaaaacaaaaacaacaactaatTGAGGCAACTGTGTCTGCGCCAGAACAAGTGGCTGAATAATTGCAGTTGCCAGACAAAAGAAGCCAGAAAGAAGGGCTATTAATTTGCCGAAACGAGGTTTTTGATACCCAGTACAGTTCCCATTTGTGGATAATGAAATTTTGCGAAGATCAAAACCAATTATTTTAGCCGGCCAAAACAATCTTAAGACAGAATAGTTCCACACCAAAATTTCTGATAATAAGGTCTTTTTGGATAATCATCTTCTTTAaggtgtttttaattattaagttACCGATCAGAATCTAATATCACTGCAATGACATGTTGAACGCCAAACCATCATACCCTCTCCAAGAAAGGGTGGCAAATCAGCGAAAGGGGAACAGCTCGATGCAAACGAACTGCACGAACACAAATGCAATCTGGCACAGGCTGCGAGATAGGCCACGAAACGCGACCTTCGAGGCCTACCGATCGTGGAACGGAACGAGAACCCTTATCGAGTCGCAGGTGATAAAAAGCATATAAAGCAAGATCGCAAACCTCGGCGGCGGCGCGTCACCTCAGTGGGTGGGCGGGCGTTTGGACTGGGTGCttgggggggtggtggtggcggcgttGGAGACACAACTATTTGGGCCCATTCATTTCTTAAGTTAACTGACATTCGGCTGCCATTTTGCCTACGCGCACCAAAATGAGT is a window encoding:
- the LOC122621458 gene encoding TBC1 domain family member whacked; its protein translation is MATAPRSLDTISLCSTVSSCPDRNGFYGGFQRTDKPKEPLSKAQIIAREKKWLYMIDNWSIYMSKNYKKIRDRCRKGIPKSVRPKAWFYLSGAYLLKKKNPNVYNELLEKPGNPTTIEEIKKDKHRQFPFHEMFLDEQKVGQIELFNVLKAYSIYNPKVGFCQAQAPIAAFLLMHLPAEDAFWVFVSVCDVYLQDYFIPGLEVIQNDAGILEGLLKKTCPPVYRHLQKHKVEPLLYMTDWFLCAMTRTLPWETLLRVWDCFLAEGIRVIFKVALVIIGASLSRHKVRKTCTGLCETLAVLRSPEEHIVEEEFIINNMMRLNLRVEDFQIEHTRQKARRAKQKAQQEAESSGSGNGHRRNMPTL